The following coding sequences are from one Pyricularia oryzae 70-15 unplaced genomic scaffold supercont8.8_2, whole genome shotgun sequence window:
- a CDS encoding metallo-endopeptidase: MKYSVGITALLATLAQGAAVMSKRDIPLDVKIQVVNNSEVKASITNSGSSSIKVVKTGSILDSADVEKSVIMAGENKVAFDGIRYQVATAGLPAEAFQIIEAGETIEVSFNVASTHDFAQGGDFDIAALGTFSVAESDSGDIFSAMAFESNHIKAHIDGTEAAKVRRSYLAKRTMVQSDCTGTRLTQTTNAINSCRSLAQRAASAAQSNSAKMNEYFKSTSSSAVNTVVTTFNRIASECNPSGGASRQYCTDQIGACSPGVIAYTVPSQSIMVNCPTFFTMPTTSNACRAQTQDNTILHEVTHLSQVKGTQDYNCYGYTCMRQLTSAQNLNHADTYTLFAQAIKVGC, encoded by the exons ATGAAGTACAGCGTTGGAATCACGGCCCTCCTGGCCACCCTGGCCCAGGGAGCAGCCGTCATGAGCAAGCGTGACATTCCCCTTGACGTCAAGATTCAGGTTGTCAACAACTCCGAAGTCAAGGCGAGCATCACCAACTCGGGCAGCTCGAGCATCAAGGTCGTCAAGACGGGTTCCATCCTCGACTCGGCCGACGTCGAGAAGTCGGTCATTATGGCCGGCGAAAACAAGGTCGCTTTCGACGGTATTAGATACCAGGTCGCCACCGCCGGCCTTCCTGCCGAAGCCTTCCAAATTATCGAGGCTGGCGAGACCATCGAGGTCAGCTTTAATGTGGCTAGCACTCATGACTTCGCACAGGGTGGTGACTTTGACATTGCTGCTTTG GGCACTTTCTCTGTTGCCGAATCCGACTCTGGCGACATCTTCAGCGCCATGGCCTTTGAGTCCAACCATATCAAGGCCCACATCGACGGAACCGAAGCAGCCAAGGTCCGCCGCTCTTACCTTGCCAAGCGTACAATGGTCCAGAGCGACTGCACAGGCACAAGACTCACTCAGACGACCAACGCAATCAacag CTGCCGCTCTCTCGCCCAGCgcgccgccagcgccgcaCAGAGCAACTCTGCCAAGATGAACGAGTACTTCAAGAGCACCAGCTCCAGCGCCGTCAACACCGTTGTCACCACCTTCAACAGGATAGCATCGGAATGCAACCCCAGCGGTGGTGCCAGCCGCCAGTACTGCACAGACCAGATTGGTGCTTGCTCACCCGGCGTCATCGCCTACACGGTTCCCTCGCAAAGCATCATGGTTAACTGCCCAACCTTCTTCACCATGCCAACCACCAGCAATGCTTGCCGTGCCCAGACCCAGGACAACACTATTCTGCACGAGGTCACACACTTGTCGCAAG TCAAGGGAACACAGGATTACAACTGTTACGGATATACCTGCATGCGCCA GCTCACGAGTGCCCAGAACCTTAACCATGCCGACACATATACTCTGTTTGCCCAGGCTATCAAGGTCGGTTGCTAA